A region of the Serinicoccus profundi genome:
GAGCCGCTGCACGACGGCCGCGACATAACGAGGGAACGCCTCGCCCCGGGCTTCATCCGGCTCGGCCAGATCCTCCGGGGAGGGCGCCAGCAGCTTGAAGACGCGCTCGGCCATGGCGAGCATGAGGCCCGCCCGGCTGGGGAAGTAGTTCGCCGCGGTGCCCACCGGCAGTCCGGCGTGAGCATCGACCGCGCGGTGGGTCAGCCCCCGCCCACCCCGGTCGCCGAGGACGGTCAGGGCAGCGTCGATGACCGAGAGACGACGCTGGGGGTTGGCGACCACGACGGCACCCTACCCCCAACCAGGACGGGTGTTGTAGATTCACCCCAACCACTACAGACGTTCTGATGGGAGATCCATGCGTGACCTCGTCTACTACATCGCCACCTCCGCCGACGGTTTCATCGCCGACCCCGGCGGCGGCACCGGCGCCTTCCCGCACCATCCCGGGACGCTGACCGACCTCTTCGAGCGCTACCCGGAGACCTGCCCGGCGCACCTGCGCGAGGCCCTGGGGGTCGCGGGTAGCCCCCGTCGCTTCGACACCGTGCTCATGGGCTACCGCACCTTCGAGCCGGCCCGGGACGCCGGACTCACCAGTGCCTATCCCCACCTCCGCGAGATCGTCGTCACCCATCGCGACCTCGGCCCCGACACACCCGTGGACGTGTGGTCCGGCGACCTGGATCCTCAGATCCGCGCCCTCAAGGACGAGCCCGGCGCCGACATCTGGCTCTGCGGCGGCGCAGACCTGGCCGGGCAGCTCATCGACCACATCGACGAGCTGCAGCTCAAGGTCAACCCCTTGCTCCTGGGCGACGGGCTGCCACTCCTCGTCGACCCGAGCCGCTCGAGCACCGGACTGCCGCTGCGGCTGGTCGAGGCCACCACCCTTCCGGGCGACGTGGTCCTGCTGACCTACCGCACCCCCGTGGCGGACGGGAAGGCGTCGCGGTAGCTGCGCCAGGTGCCGGCCGGGGTGGTGACGCTCTCCGCGGCCAGGAGCGCCCGCACCATGGCGCGGGTCACCACCTCTCCGCTGGTATGCAGCATCGCGTGGAAGGCGGCGGGGTCCGGTCGCTCCCGGCCGCAGGTCGCGAGCCCGAAGAGGCTGTCGCCGTCGAACATCGTGTGGATGGGGTTGACCGCCCGGGCCATGCCGTCGTGACCGCTGGTCGCGAGCCGGGCACACTGCGCCGGGTCCAGGGTGGCGTCGGTCGCGATCACGCCGATGGTCGTCGCCAGCGAGCGCGGCACCGAGCTGCGCGCGTTGGCCTCTGCGGCGGCCGACCGGGCGGCCTCCAGCTCCGAGGGCACCGGCCGTCGCGGCGCGACACCGGCCGGCCAGTCCCCGAGCCCGTCGAGGTCCTCGGCGACCAGGTGCCGGGCGCCCCACAGCTCACCGGTGGCGAGGTCGACGGCCGACCCGACCGCATTGACGACGACGAGCGCCGCGACCGTCGTGCCGTCGGCCAGCACCCCGCTGGCGGTGCCCACACCGCCGCGCAGCCCACCCACCTGGGTGCCGGTCCCGGCGCCGACGCTCCCCTGCGGGACCACGCCCACGCTGCGGGCTCCGGTGTCACCCGCGTTGCCCTGGCCGGCGCGATACTCCCCGGCCTCACCCGCCGCCTCACCCGCCGCCGCGAGCGCAGCCGCACCGAAACCGGCGTCCGGGAAGGCCCCGAAGTCCCCTCCCCGCCC
Encoded here:
- a CDS encoding dihydrofolate reductase family protein; this encodes MRDLVYYIATSADGFIADPGGGTGAFPHHPGTLTDLFERYPETCPAHLREALGVAGSPRRFDTVLMGYRTFEPARDAGLTSAYPHLREIVVTHRDLGPDTPVDVWSGDLDPQIRALKDEPGADIWLCGGADLAGQLIDHIDELQLKVNPLLLGDGLPLLVDPSRSSTGLPLRLVEATTLPGDVVLLTYRTPVADGKASR
- a CDS encoding P1 family peptidase; its protein translation is MERTAGLTNSLLDVPGLAVGHHQRVGDGYLTGTTVVRCPPEGAVAGADVRGGAPGTRETDLLDPRNLVERVHAVVLSGGSAFGLAAADGVMRELYAEGRGFPMGGPGEVVPIVPAAVCFDLGRGGDFGAFPDAGFGAAALAAAGEAAGEAGEYRAGQGNAGDTGARSVGVVPQGSVGAGTGTQVGGLRGGVGTASGVLADGTTVAALVVVNAVGSAVDLATGELWGARHLVAEDLDGLGDWPAGVAPRRPVPSELEAARSAAAEANARSSVPRSLATTIGVIATDATLDPAQCARLATSGHDGMARAVNPIHTMFDGDSLFGLATCGRERPDPAAFHAMLHTSGEVVTRAMVRALLAAESVTTPAGTWRSYRDAFPSATGVR